Proteins from a genomic interval of Gossypium hirsutum isolate 1008001.06 chromosome A09, Gossypium_hirsutum_v2.1, whole genome shotgun sequence:
- the LOC107947882 gene encoding uncharacterized protein, which produces MGHGQRALGRGAGHTEARQPALIYTAPSTMSETLRILVENTASEVTIVNPLEQSIRVSKLYRDIPLEVQGTLFLADLMELLFREFDLILGIGWLVKHRVSLNCAIKKVVLRTDEDGEVVVFGECCPERGCEAYLAYISVTDSRDSAVKDIRNIMDFLDVFPKELPSLPPNREVEFRIELLPGIAPVSIAPHRVAPKKLTELKA; this is translated from the exons ATGGGTCATGGACAGAGAGCACTGGGCAGAGGTGCTGGGCATACAGAAGCGAGGCAGCCTGCTCTTATCTATACTGCTC ctagcACTATGTCAGAAACTTTAAGGATTCTGGTTGAGAATACTGCTAGTGAGGTGACCATTGTGAATCCTTTAGAGCAATCTATCCGAGTTAGCAAATTATATAGAGACATTCCATTAGAGGTCCAAGGGACATtatttttggctgatttgatggaGCTTCTATTCAGGGAGTTCGATTTAATTTTGGGGATAGGCTGGTTGGTGAAGCACCGAGTAAGCCTGAATTGTGCGATTAAGAAGGTCGTTTTGAGAACCGATGAGGACGGCGAGGTAGTTGTGTTTGGAGAAT GTTGTCCAGAAAGGGGGTGTGAGGCATATTTGGCCTACATAAGTGTTACGGATTCTAGGGACTCTGCAGTTAAAGACATCAGAAATATCATGGATTTTTTGGATGTCTTTCCTAAGGAACTACCGAgtttgcctccgaaccgagaagtggaATTTAGGATTGAGCTTTTGCCAGGTATAGCTCCAGTGTCTATTGCCCCCCACCGAGTGGCACCGAAGAAGCTTACGGAGCTTAAGGCTTAG